From Butyricimonas paravirosa, one genomic window encodes:
- a CDS encoding SusC/RagA family TonB-linked outer membrane protein yields MKKKYVAKNAWCIYFLLAVILLPIQTTAAIDPAQPILSLSIENKVVTIHVRDVSLDEILLLMNEQTNISFGYQEGVIDKNQKFSLDVSGVPVEEALRILFKNSNYDFEYKDQRILIVLKSIPQTEAKKDRTVKGVVLDQSGTPLPGTTVLLKGTTLGVATDVNGSYSLQIPQGNQTLVFSLVGMKTQEIPYKGQIEINVTMEEDITEMDEVVVTGYSVRKVNELTGAAQQFHGKEVAQNMVNGDILSALKGHTTGLQISGSDGNPARNNSLLLRGVGTLYDSKQYPLIVIDGIVTDFTNINGVVAANDIEEITVLKDAASSAIYGSRAAMGVIVITTKKGQKSRQTTSVDMKFGLSVQNFGGLRYMTSEELLDYGKMSLTNWWNGNNSLQAKYPDRDGFIRDTLSSLSQNFDLSHTTDWRDLQYQHGITKSIGVNISGGSERASYYLSYNYFDEKGTKIDNYLTRNFLKLRMDYDVTPFLTLGINLSGTFSKYESPNSGSFEDYHPWLSPYDEDGKLKKSIPQWRRFAMYNVDLVNPLMDNQYNSSISHNDNLMGSFSGTLHPFSWMSFTSVNTYTRIYSNTNNYQDSRTYSGNYSNNNFSNGILDISDARDDSFLTSNILRMEYRFNDHNISGLLGQEYYERHSRSSNLSMYDQSVVGERNVGGFSKVGKKIQSSYVPDGSESESGSFSLFAEANYNYKGKYMASVSFRTDASTNFGKDNRYGKFYSISGAWLVSSEKFMQKQKALSFLKLRLSYGTSGKEAGIDYLNYTLYAIGKDYEDYYREHPLYPSSYPAVINQLGNDQLTWETAYTFNLGVDMGFLNDRIRLNADYYRRRNSDLIMSVATAAAIGVGAQYKNVGEMLNQGVELTLNTHTLKSPTFNWYTTFTFSHNKNELTKLYDGYFVDGEGRTFYEGDNIDMLKKVKVNGVDKETGKPIYERVNEDGTIEYVNTLTNATSGNGELSYQNIGLKRAPYYGGFTNTFQYKNFELYLHMTYSFGYKAYSSLKTSYTDGTAWLYNNMYKIPSGLKIWQKPGDDADIPMVNSDPSYTQNLYGTTSFGYINSGHVRFSKIRLSYNFPEKWLRQIRIQHLSLSFTCDNVGVITSRNFIGADPENLGDWPAPRRYAFGLNFTF; encoded by the coding sequence ATGAAAAAAAAGTATGTAGCAAAAAATGCTTGGTGTATTTATTTCCTTTTGGCGGTAATTTTACTGCCGATTCAGACAACGGCTGCAATCGATCCGGCTCAGCCGATCTTAAGCCTCTCTATTGAAAATAAAGTGGTAACTATTCATGTCCGGGATGTATCTTTAGATGAAATCCTGTTGTTAATGAATGAACAAACAAATATTTCCTTCGGTTATCAAGAGGGCGTGATTGATAAAAATCAGAAATTTTCTTTGGATGTTTCCGGGGTCCCGGTAGAAGAAGCATTGCGGATTCTTTTCAAGAACAGTAATTATGATTTTGAGTACAAAGATCAGCGGATATTGATTGTATTAAAATCTATTCCCCAAACAGAGGCAAAGAAAGATAGAACAGTAAAGGGAGTTGTGCTAGATCAGTCGGGCACTCCTCTACCCGGAACTACCGTTTTACTCAAAGGAACCACGTTAGGGGTTGCAACTGATGTGAATGGTTCGTATAGCCTCCAAATCCCACAAGGTAACCAAACCTTAGTATTTTCACTTGTCGGGATGAAAACTCAAGAAATCCCTTATAAGGGGCAAATTGAAATTAACGTGACAATGGAAGAAGATATCACAGAAATGGATGAAGTAGTTGTAACTGGTTATTCTGTCCGAAAAGTAAATGAATTGACCGGGGCCGCACAACAGTTTCATGGAAAAGAAGTTGCCCAAAACATGGTTAATGGAGATATCTTGTCAGCCTTGAAAGGACACACGACGGGCTTACAAATTTCAGGTAGTGACGGGAACCCGGCACGAAACAACTCTTTACTATTAAGAGGTGTCGGTACGTTATATGATAGTAAACAGTATCCTTTGATCGTGATTGATGGGATCGTTACTGATTTTACCAACATCAACGGGGTCGTAGCAGCCAATGACATAGAAGAAATAACGGTATTAAAAGACGCAGCATCTTCTGCAATTTACGGATCACGCGCTGCCATGGGTGTAATCGTGATTACCACGAAAAAAGGTCAGAAAAGTAGACAAACAACTTCTGTAGATATGAAATTTGGTCTCAGCGTTCAGAACTTCGGAGGATTACGATATATGACTTCAGAGGAGCTACTTGATTACGGTAAAATGAGCCTAACGAACTGGTGGAATGGGAATAATAGTTTACAAGCTAAATATCCCGATCGAGATGGATTTATCCGAGACACGCTAAGCTCTTTATCCCAGAATTTTGATCTTTCCCATACAACCGATTGGCGAGATCTACAATATCAACACGGGATTACCAAAAGTATAGGTGTCAATATTTCCGGGGGAAGCGAACGAGCTAGTTACTATTTATCCTATAATTATTTTGATGAAAAGGGAACAAAAATCGATAATTACCTGACTCGCAATTTTTTAAAATTACGTATGGATTATGATGTTACTCCATTCTTAACCCTAGGAATCAATCTGAGCGGAACATTCTCCAAGTATGAAAGTCCTAATAGCGGTTCTTTTGAAGACTACCATCCCTGGCTTTCTCCTTACGACGAAGATGGCAAGCTAAAAAAGAGCATCCCACAATGGAGAAGGTTTGCCATGTATAATGTTGACCTCGTGAATCCCCTCATGGATAATCAATATAACAGCAGTATCAGCCACAATGACAACCTAATGGGCTCTTTTAGCGGAACGTTACATCCTTTTAGTTGGATGAGTTTCACTTCCGTAAATACCTATACACGGATTTATTCCAATACCAATAATTATCAGGATAGTAGAACCTATTCCGGAAATTACAGCAACAATAACTTCAGTAACGGAATTTTGGATATCAGTGATGCCCGAGACGATAGTTTCCTAACTTCTAACATTCTCCGGATGGAATATCGTTTTAATGACCATAACATATCGGGACTTCTAGGACAAGAGTATTACGAACGCCACTCCCGTAGTTCAAATCTATCCATGTATGACCAAAGTGTTGTTGGTGAAAGAAATGTAGGAGGATTCTCAAAAGTTGGAAAAAAGATTCAATCCTCTTACGTGCCGGACGGAAGTGAGAGTGAATCGGGAAGTTTTTCTCTCTTTGCTGAGGCCAATTATAACTATAAAGGCAAATATATGGCTTCGGTATCTTTCCGTACAGATGCCTCTACCAATTTCGGAAAGGATAACCGTTACGGGAAGTTCTATTCTATAAGTGGTGCTTGGCTAGTATCCTCGGAGAAATTTATGCAAAAACAAAAGGCTTTATCTTTCCTTAAATTACGCTTAAGTTACGGAACTTCAGGTAAAGAAGCCGGTATAGATTACTTGAACTACACTCTATATGCTATCGGGAAAGATTACGAAGATTATTACCGTGAACATCCCTTATACCCCTCTTCTTATCCTGCCGTGATCAATCAGTTGGGGAACGACCAATTAACCTGGGAAACCGCCTATACTTTTAACCTAGGAGTGGATATGGGATTTTTAAATGACCGAATTCGTTTAAATGCTGATTACTACAGACGCCGCAATAGTGACTTAATCATGAGTGTTGCAACCGCTGCTGCAATCGGAGTAGGAGCCCAATACAAAAATGTAGGAGAAATGTTAAATCAAGGTGTGGAACTGACTTTAAACACTCATACTCTAAAATCACCTACTTTCAACTGGTATACCACTTTCACCTTCAGTCACAACAAGAATGAATTGACAAAATTATATGATGGATATTTTGTAGACGGAGAAGGCCGTACTTTTTATGAAGGCGACAATATCGATATGTTGAAAAAAGTGAAGGTGAACGGCGTGGATAAAGAAACCGGGAAACCAATTTACGAACGGGTAAACGAGGATGGTACAATCGAGTACGTAAACACCTTGACCAACGCAACTTCTGGAAACGGAGAACTAAGTTATCAGAACATTGGATTAAAACGGGCTCCCTACTACGGAGGATTTACCAACACGTTCCAATACAAAAACTTTGAACTTTACCTACACATGACTTATAGTTTTGGTTATAAGGCATATAGTTCTCTCAAAACAAGTTACACGGACGGAACTGCTTGGCTGTATAACAATATGTACAAAATACCATCGGGATTAAAAATATGGCAAAAACCTGGAGATGATGCAGATATTCCTATGGTCAATAGCGATCCTTCGTATACACAAAATCTTTATGGCACAACTTCTTTTGGATATATCAATTCCGGACACGTTCGATTTTCTAAGATCCGCTTGTCTTACAATTTTCCTGAGAAATGGTTACGCCAAATACGGATTCAGCACTTGTCATTAAGTTTTACCTGTGATAATGTCGGCGTGATCACTTCTCGCAATTTTATCGGAGCTGATCCGGAGAACCTGGGAGACTGGCCAGCTCCCCGTCGTTATGCCTTTGGTTTGAATTTTACTTTTTAA
- a CDS encoding DUF4272 domain-containing protein yields MEKANLTLYTVIGDFSRVAESMRVRFQDVTKMFTPEDDRWMILLQDDTMIRCSMMESGSQADQVAEHTEGMANYFARVDTPLTAIKEEVIRQIQCFNCIVGIEFELDDNQDRTSYIINTFYDVAGDVNGFLLYPSMSLFDSKGKLLFSVKGESEYETFRPVANSDLLEVGRPEAGDVDQARRERSFVRLKEAGVPYMEHLPCEVLDCEAMIRKPEEIARRAETLFAVALYSEVMLSENPDREEALGFVARVDEGYHIMDEFTPLERAYLENPSPEQYDCIQFLWRYECCAVLLWALGIVELPYPSTICDVPYIARLFFDHKENGTVLGLGEIRDRQEILDEADLTLRYDWACVDARVKGEETPASLDGGVVMERHYAFNWLIGANDGAEWDEIQPTT; encoded by the coding sequence ATGGAAAAAGCAAATTTAACTCTTTACACGGTAATCGGGGATTTCAGTCGTGTTGCCGAATCTATGCGTGTGCGTTTTCAGGACGTGACGAAGATGTTTACTCCCGAAGATGATCGCTGGATGATCTTGTTGCAGGATGATACGATGATCCGTTGCTCTATGATGGAGTCGGGAAGTCAAGCTGATCAAGTAGCTGAACACACGGAAGGTATGGCAAATTATTTTGCACGGGTAGACACTCCCTTGACTGCCATTAAAGAGGAGGTGATTCGTCAGATACAGTGTTTTAATTGTATCGTGGGGATCGAGTTCGAACTGGATGATAACCAAGATCGGACGAGTTACATCATTAACACGTTTTATGACGTGGCGGGAGATGTGAATGGCTTTTTGCTTTATCCGAGTATGAGTCTTTTTGATAGCAAAGGAAAGTTGCTTTTTTCCGTCAAGGGCGAGAGTGAATACGAGACTTTCCGGCCGGTGGCGAATTCTGACTTGTTAGAGGTGGGACGTCCGGAGGCGGGAGACGTGGATCAAGCCCGTCGGGAACGTTCTTTCGTACGTTTGAAAGAGGCGGGAGTGCCTTATATGGAACATTTACCTTGCGAGGTATTGGATTGTGAGGCGATGATAAGAAAGCCGGAAGAAATAGCTCGTCGTGCAGAAACCTTGTTTGCCGTGGCCTTGTATTCAGAGGTGATGTTATCGGAAAACCCGGATCGGGAAGAGGCTTTAGGGTTTGTGGCCCGGGTTGACGAGGGGTATCATATCATGGATGAATTTACTCCGTTAGAAAGGGCTTATCTGGAAAATCCTTCTCCTGAACAATACGATTGTATCCAGTTTTTGTGGCGTTACGAGTGCTGTGCCGTGTTATTGTGGGCGTTGGGAATTGTCGAGTTGCCTTATCCTTCGACTATTTGTGATGTTCCATATATCGCTCGCTTATTTTTTGATCACAAGGAGAACGGGACGGTGTTGGGGTTGGGTGAAATTCGGGATCGGCAGGAGATTTTGGATGAGGCTGATCTGACGTTACGTTATGATTGGGCTTGCGTGGATGCCCGTGTAAAAGGCGAGGAGACCCCGGCGTCCTTGGATGGTGGGGTTGTGATGGAACGGCATTATGCTTTTAATTGGTTGATTGGGGCAAATGATGGGGCAGAATGGGATGAGATTCAGCCGACAACATGA
- a CDS encoding TlpA family protein disulfide reductase: MVTACYQAPVTDVRMHVKGLMENDSAVSVITRDSVYTAYLDKTCGAALTLDPKQKADYAIFRYHGVSVPIYIEPNKNLEIFLKIENWEMEVKFAGSGAPKNEYLNNKTLREFYPDYKTDEAGIIQSLKTWETKLSEMLDSMHFDSAFTAIEKKRIHYLIYAYLPRYPSYQKYQLQKQEYEASDAFYTYISQQIPEEEELIDMPEYQTALQNLVQAFGLKGLREQNEWRFLKKQMEYIDKQVKNQIIKDFLMDKITTRYVEKNGTDHLEEIVHFYHDNVKASGKKLKFDDLCQKWLKLVKGQPSPTFNCLDIEGKEVNLTDLAGKYVYIDIWATWCRPCRAEQPYLEQLIQRYEGKDIAFVSISTDRDKKAWEKLVKTEQLQGIQLYGGRGNSFIESFVVRSIPRFILLDREGKIIEADMSRPTDPRTTELLDSLISL, translated from the coding sequence ATGGTTACAGCGTGCTATCAAGCACCTGTAACCGATGTACGTATGCACGTGAAAGGATTGATGGAAAATGATTCTGCAGTTTCTGTTATAACCCGGGATTCTGTTTATACAGCCTATCTTGATAAAACTTGTGGTGCCGCTTTAACATTGGATCCTAAACAAAAGGCTGATTATGCCATTTTCCGTTATCACGGGGTTTCTGTTCCTATTTACATCGAACCGAACAAAAATCTTGAGATTTTTCTAAAAATTGAAAACTGGGAAATGGAGGTCAAATTCGCAGGAAGCGGAGCTCCCAAGAATGAATACCTGAATAATAAAACTTTACGTGAATTTTATCCCGATTATAAAACGGATGAGGCTGGGATCATACAAAGTTTGAAAACATGGGAAACAAAATTATCGGAGATGTTAGATAGTATGCATTTCGACTCTGCCTTCACAGCTATAGAGAAGAAAAGAATTCATTACCTGATATATGCTTATCTACCTCGTTATCCTTCTTATCAGAAATATCAACTTCAAAAACAGGAATATGAAGCCTCGGATGCATTTTACACCTATATATCCCAACAGATTCCGGAAGAAGAAGAGTTGATAGATATGCCCGAATACCAAACTGCTCTTCAAAATTTAGTGCAAGCTTTCGGCTTAAAGGGCTTACGAGAACAGAATGAATGGAGGTTCTTGAAAAAACAAATGGAATATATAGACAAACAGGTCAAAAATCAAATAATCAAGGACTTCTTGATGGATAAAATAACAACTCGTTATGTGGAAAAAAATGGAACTGACCATTTGGAAGAGATTGTTCATTTTTATCACGATAATGTTAAAGCATCGGGAAAAAAGCTGAAATTCGACGATTTATGCCAGAAATGGCTAAAATTGGTAAAAGGACAACCCTCTCCGACATTTAACTGTCTGGATATTGAAGGAAAAGAGGTCAACTTAACCGATCTAGCTGGGAAGTACGTTTATATCGACATTTGGGCAACTTGGTGTCGTCCATGCCGTGCCGAACAACCCTATCTGGAACAACTTATACAAAGATATGAAGGAAAAGATATTGCCTTCGTCAGTATCTCGACAGACCGAGACAAAAAAGCTTGGGAAAAACTCGTGAAAACAGAACAACTGCAAGGAATACAATTATATGGAGGAAGGGGAAATTCTTTTATAGAATCTTTTGTCGTACGCAGTATCCCTCGCTTTATATTATTGGATCGGGAGGGGAAAATTATTGAAGCAGATATGAGTCGTCCTACGGATCCTCGAACAACGGAGTTACTGGATTCCCTTATTTCCTTATAA
- a CDS encoding GH92 family glycosyl hydrolase — MLPNKEGRKETVDYVNPLMGTQSTYEFSTGNTYPAIARPWGMNFWMPQTEKMGDGWAYVYTANKIRGFKQTHQPSPWINDYGQFALMPVVGAPEFDQDKRASWFSHKGEVAKPYYYKVYLAEHDVVTEFTTTDRAALFRFTFPESEHSYVVVDAFDRGSFIKIVGNNRIEGYTTRNSGGVPGNFKNYFVIEFDKPFEYQYTFADGKLSDELYQQANHAGSVIGFRTEKGEKVHARVASSFISLEQAERNLKELENDDFDVLVEKGRTEWNKVLGAIQVEGGSLDQYRVFYSCLYRSVLFPRKFYEFDAAGNIVHYSPYNGNVLPGYMYTDTGFWDTFRCLFPLLNLVYPSRNKEIQEGLINTYKESGFFPEWASPGHRGCMVGNNSASVLADAYLKGIRVADVKALYEGVVHGTEHVHPKVSSTGRLGHEYYNKLGYVPYNVGIKESAARTLEYAYDDWCIYRLAKALGRPEVEVNKYAKRAMNYKYLFDPETKLMRGKNQNGSFMTPFSPLKWGDAFTEGNSWHYTWSVFHDPQGIIDLMGGKEVFVRMLDSVFTIPPLFDASYYGGVIHEIREMTVMNMGNYAHGNQPIQHMIYLYNYAGQPWKAQYWLREVMNRMYTPGPDGYCGDEDNGQTSAWYVFSAMGFYPVCPGTDQYVLGAPLFPKVTIKFENGKKIQIVASGNDDRHRYIAWMKWNKKVYTKNYITHADLLNGGRIEFQMSERPNKLRGIGDEDVPYSFSLKRE, encoded by the coding sequence ATGTTGCCAAACAAAGAAGGGAGGAAAGAAACAGTAGATTATGTGAATCCTTTGATGGGGACGCAATCCACGTATGAGTTCTCTACAGGGAATACTTACCCGGCTATTGCTCGTCCGTGGGGTATGAATTTTTGGATGCCTCAGACGGAAAAAATGGGTGATGGGTGGGCTTACGTGTATACGGCAAACAAAATACGGGGATTTAAGCAAACACACCAACCTAGTCCGTGGATTAACGATTACGGGCAGTTTGCTTTGATGCCAGTTGTGGGAGCGCCGGAATTTGATCAGGATAAACGGGCGAGTTGGTTCTCGCACAAGGGAGAAGTTGCCAAGCCTTATTATTACAAGGTTTATTTGGCCGAACATGATGTTGTTACTGAATTTACTACAACTGATCGAGCGGCTCTTTTCCGGTTTACTTTCCCAGAGAGCGAGCATTCGTATGTTGTTGTTGATGCGTTTGACCGGGGTTCATTTATCAAGATTGTGGGTAACAATCGAATCGAGGGATATACGACTCGGAATAGCGGAGGGGTTCCGGGGAATTTCAAAAATTATTTCGTGATAGAGTTTGATAAGCCTTTTGAGTATCAATATACTTTTGCCGACGGGAAGTTGAGTGATGAGTTATACCAACAGGCGAATCATGCGGGAAGTGTGATCGGATTCCGCACGGAAAAAGGAGAAAAGGTACACGCTCGGGTGGCTTCTTCGTTTATCAGCTTGGAACAGGCGGAAAGAAATTTGAAAGAGTTGGAAAATGATGATTTCGATGTGTTAGTGGAAAAAGGTCGGACGGAATGGAATAAAGTGCTAGGGGCAATTCAAGTGGAGGGCGGTTCGCTGGATCAATATCGGGTATTTTATTCTTGTTTGTATCGTTCGGTGCTTTTCCCGCGTAAGTTTTACGAGTTTGATGCAGCGGGAAATATCGTGCATTATAGTCCGTATAATGGCAACGTGTTACCGGGATATATGTATACAGACACGGGGTTTTGGGATACCTTCCGTTGCTTGTTTCCTTTGTTGAATCTAGTTTATCCTTCCCGTAACAAGGAGATTCAGGAGGGGCTGATTAACACGTACAAGGAAAGCGGTTTTTTCCCAGAATGGGCGAGTCCGGGACACCGGGGGTGTATGGTCGGAAATAATTCGGCTTCCGTTTTGGCAGATGCTTACTTGAAGGGGATTCGAGTTGCCGATGTCAAGGCGCTGTATGAGGGGGTAGTACACGGGACTGAACACGTACATCCTAAAGTTTCCTCCACGGGACGTTTGGGACACGAATATTATAACAAATTGGGCTACGTTCCTTATAACGTGGGAATAAAGGAAAGTGCGGCTCGTACGTTGGAGTATGCTTATGATGATTGGTGTATTTATCGGTTGGCGAAAGCTTTGGGACGTCCGGAGGTTGAAGTCAATAAATATGCAAAACGGGCAATGAATTATAAATACTTGTTTGATCCGGAGACGAAGTTAATGCGGGGAAAGAATCAAAATGGGAGTTTTATGACCCCGTTTTCTCCTTTGAAGTGGGGGGATGCTTTTACGGAAGGAAATAGTTGGCACTATACATGGTCGGTGTTTCATGATCCGCAGGGGATAATTGATTTGATGGGGGGAAAGGAGGTTTTTGTTCGAATGTTGGATTCTGTTTTTACTATTCCTCCTTTGTTCGATGCGAGTTATTACGGGGGAGTGATTCATGAAATTAGGGAAATGACTGTGATGAATATGGGAAATTACGCTCACGGGAATCAGCCGATACAGCATATGATTTATTTGTATAATTATGCCGGACAGCCTTGGAAAGCGCAGTATTGGTTGCGGGAGGTGATGAACCGGATGTATACTCCCGGACCGGACGGGTATTGCGGTGACGAGGATAACGGGCAGACATCGGCATGGTACGTGTTCTCTGCAATGGGGTTCTATCCCGTGTGTCCGGGAACGGACCAATACGTGTTGGGGGCACCGCTTTTCCCCAAAGTAACGATTAAATTTGAGAACGGTAAAAAAATACAGATTGTTGCCTCGGGTAATGATGATAGGCACCGTTATATCGCATGGATGAAATGGAATAAGAAAGTATACACGAAGAATTATATTACTCATGCAGATTTGTTGAATGGCGGTCGAATTGAATTCCAAATGAGCGAGCGGCCGAATAAACTTCGGGGTATTGGAGATGAGGATGTGCCTTATTCATTTTCATTGAAAAGAGAGTAG
- a CDS encoding RagB/SusD family nutrient uptake outer membrane protein, translating to MKRYISFIWILIFLGCDARLDEMRPHNMSDASTYLKKFENVVNATSGLYALFYGKVGGFNFDYIYEVVYHTLGEFRGNNVVFAEPFEGTSDISLGAPDAHFYLYSDQKEQSFAWPMWIKMNQIVIGASKNIEAIKLLETEPTEQSRLDELKQLKGENYFIRGLLFFHAVNAFGLPYWNEPEKNPGIPLDTTGSGRLLPRSSVKDCYERIIQDFKEAASYLPDEKIDRSFANRAAAYGMLSRVYLYMGGLPNTPNEEYNKLAITYADKVFEIQNDVIDILKGEEYKDLYLKDPKTNPEVLFAFNPANFPSDSPSYLHSYYSWSGFTDSKEEFPCPAVISKDYEKIMDKEKDLRWKYFTTPSIRHQGRYTTTKYDGGEFELFPGFVDFECPTIFIRTGEVILNRAEAYAKLGEDGKALIDLNQIRERSGLTTLSGIGGQQLKDSIFMERRRELAFEAQVFYDYTRNGIKLSREEVTTVYPDYIGHQYNEIDPLSSRRIVFLIPSEELKLNPELEQNTY from the coding sequence ATGAAAAGATATATTAGCTTCATTTGGATTCTGATTTTCTTAGGTTGTGATGCCCGTCTAGATGAAATGCGACCTCACAATATGTCGGATGCCTCTACCTATCTGAAAAAATTTGAGAATGTAGTAAATGCAACATCCGGTTTGTATGCCTTATTTTATGGGAAAGTCGGAGGCTTTAATTTCGACTATATTTATGAAGTCGTTTATCATACCCTAGGAGAATTTAGAGGAAACAATGTCGTCTTCGCAGAACCGTTTGAAGGTACTTCGGATATTTCCTTGGGAGCTCCGGATGCACATTTTTATTTATACAGCGATCAAAAAGAACAGTCTTTTGCCTGGCCAATGTGGATTAAAATGAACCAGATTGTTATAGGAGCATCTAAAAATATCGAAGCCATAAAATTGTTAGAAACCGAACCGACCGAACAGTCCCGCCTAGATGAACTGAAACAATTAAAAGGTGAAAATTACTTTATTCGTGGTCTGCTCTTTTTCCATGCGGTCAATGCTTTCGGACTACCATATTGGAACGAGCCTGAAAAAAATCCGGGCATACCTTTGGACACGACTGGAAGCGGCCGATTGTTACCCAGAAGTAGTGTAAAAGATTGTTATGAACGTATTATTCAAGATTTCAAAGAAGCTGCATCATACTTACCAGATGAAAAAATAGATCGATCATTTGCAAACCGAGCTGCCGCTTATGGAATGCTTTCCCGGGTATACCTTTACATGGGAGGCCTGCCCAACACTCCGAATGAAGAGTATAACAAGCTGGCTATTACTTACGCAGATAAAGTATTTGAAATTCAGAATGACGTAATAGACATTCTCAAGGGAGAGGAATATAAGGATTTATACTTGAAAGATCCGAAAACTAACCCGGAAGTACTTTTTGCATTCAATCCTGCAAACTTTCCCTCAGATAGTCCCAGCTATCTTCATTCCTATTATTCATGGTCAGGATTTACCGACTCTAAAGAGGAATTTCCCTGTCCGGCAGTTATCTCCAAAGATTACGAGAAAATTATGGATAAAGAGAAAGATCTCCGATGGAAATACTTTACCACCCCTTCTATCCGACATCAAGGAAGATATACCACAACAAAATATGATGGAGGGGAATTTGAATTATTTCCTGGATTCGTGGACTTTGAATGTCCGACAATTTTCATTCGTACAGGAGAAGTCATTTTGAACCGAGCCGAGGCTTATGCTAAATTAGGAGAAGATGGAAAAGCCTTGATAGACCTCAACCAGATTCGAGAACGCTCGGGCTTAACCACATTAAGTGGAATTGGAGGGCAACAACTGAAAGATTCCATTTTTATGGAAAGACGTCGAGAATTAGCATTTGAAGCGCAAGTATTCTATGACTACACGCGTAATGGAATAAAGCTGTCACGGGAGGAGGTAACAACTGTTTATCCGGATTATATCGGTCATCAGTACAATGAAATTGATCCTCTCTCTTCCCGTCGGATTGTTTTCCTTATTCCGTCAGAAGAACTGAAATTGAACCCCGAATTAGAACAGAATACGTATTGA